One Cydia splendana chromosome 21, ilCydSple1.2, whole genome shotgun sequence genomic region harbors:
- the LOC134801365 gene encoding uncharacterized protein LOC134801365 — translation MVSFDVESLFTNVPLKECLGIVKTKLIDNELPEEYVTLLEHCLEGNYFLYQGQFYLQVDGVAMGSPVAPVIANIWMEHFEELALRSGPSVITMWKRYVDDVFCILKGNADTVEHFVGHLNSIHPKVKFTFEMECDRSLPFLDVKLRVKPDGTLAHSVYRKPTHTDRYLQASSHHHPRHLQSVVTSLVNRARDLCDAEHIDNELAHVQEVLKKNGYLQKIPRTTRKKERHPEVSVLSGCVADVYAACSSAVSVVFV, via the exons ATGGTGAGCTTCGATGTGGAGTCGTTGTTCACCAATGTTCCATTAAAAGAGTGTCTGGGCATTGTCAAAACGAAGCTTATAGATAACGAACTTCCAGAAGAGTATGTCACTTTGTTGGAGCACTGTCTAGAGGGAAACTATTTCCTCTACCAAGGGCAGTTTTATCTGCAAGTGGATGGAGTGGCGATGGGCAGTCCAGTTGCCCCCGTAATTGCCAACATATGGATGGAACACTTTGAAGAGTTGGCATTACGTTCCGGACCGTCTGTAATTACAATGTGGAAGAGATATGTAGATGACGTGTTCTGCATTTTAAAGGGCAACGCCGACACAGTGGAGCATTTCGTCGGCCATTTAAACTCCATCCACCCAAAggtaaagtttacatttgagatggAGTGCGATAGATCCTTACCCTTTCTGGATGTAAAGTTAAGAGTGAAACCAGATGGAACCCTGGCACACTCCGTGTACAGGAAGCCCACACACACTGACAGGTACCTACAAGCATCTTCCCACCATCATCCGAGGCATCTACAATCCGTGGTCACATCTCTGGTTAACAGAGCACGAGACTTATGTGACGCGGAACACATTGATAATGAGTTAGCCCATGTTCAGGAAGTGCTAAAGAAAAATGGGTACTTGCAGAAAATCCCACGCACGACTAGGAAAAAAGAAAGACATCCGGAG GTGTCTGTGCTCAGTGGTTGTGTTGCGGACGTGTACGCCGCATGCTCTAGTGCAGTGAGTGTAGTGTTTGTGTGA
- the LOC134801366 gene encoding uncharacterized protein LOC134801366 has translation MTEEQIDRLFEKVKGEMESQTEKILDRMDTKLQPIIEENKQLKLKVENLEKKVEFLDREKRNNNIIIHGLQEDEKSTGQLLQNVKTILKDYKIMVEDHEINKIHRIGKEARDEKSRPILLGLVSNRKKGEIMRNKKKSKKLYMSEDYSREIMEKRKELQSKLIEERNKGNIAYLLQDKLIIKENTNTKEKNDKWKRQPSTSPQTEYQPRKQPTLNTQKTSSANAYDVLRARSNTLNSRPSLQQNFEITRKVVNYSTNLIGLKVNSSLFVHAKSAGNDPKIKVALKLFEA, from the exons aTGACGGAAGAACAAATAGACCGCCTCTTCGAAAAAGTAAAAGGCGAGATGGAAAGCCAGACAGAAAAAATACTGGACAGAATGGATACAAAATTACAACCTATCATAGAAGAGAACAAACAACTTAAACTTAAGGTGGAAAACTTGGAAAAAAAGGTGGAATTTCTAGATAGAGAGAAAAGAAACAACAATATTATTATTCATGGTTTACAAGAGGATGAAAAATCTACGGGACAATTGCTACAAAACGTCAAGACGATACTCAAAGATTACAAAATAATGGTAGAAGACCATGAAATAAATAAGATACATCGCATCGGAAAGGAGGCTAGAGACGAAAAATCCAGGCCAATACTCCTAGGTCTTGTTAGCAATAGAAAAAAAGGAGAAATTATGAGGAATAAAAAGAAGTCAAAGAAATTATACATGTCAGAAGATTATTCAAGAGAAATCATGGAAAAAAGAAAGGAACTCCAATCTAAATTAATAGAGGAACGAAATAAGGGAAACATTGCCTACCTACTACAAGATAAACTCATAATCAAGGAAAATACGAACACCAAGGAAAAAAACGATAAGTGGAAAAGGCAACCATCCACTTCACCACAAACCGAATACCAACCAAGGAAACAGCCAACCTTAAATACACAAAAGACCAGCAGTGCAAATGCTTATGATGTGCTGCGAGCACG GAGCAATACATTAAACAGTAGACCTTCGTTGCAACAAAATTTTGAAATAACCCGTAAAGTAGTAAACTACAGTACTAACCTTATTGGGTTAAAAGTCAACAGCAGTCTCTTCGTACACGCAAAATCGGCCGGCAATGACCCGAAAATAAAAGTCGCCCTGAAGCTGTTTGAGGCATGA